In the Gemmatimonas sp. genome, TCGAACGCTGGCGCGCGATACTTCGAAGACCGAGCAGACCTCGAACAGCTTGGCGACGTCGAATGGGAGGCAGTGGGCGCTCGCGATTGGCGGCTGTGCAAGGAAGGCAAGCAGGCAGAGTTTCTGTTGGAGCATAGCTTTCCGTGGCATCTTGTTGAGCGCGTCGGCGTGCTGACGCGTGCCGTCCATCATAGTGTGGTCACTGCTCTGCCCGTTGGCGGACATCGACCGCTAGTTGAGATCCTACCAGCTTGGTACTACTGATGACGGATAAGGCACCGATGATAGAGTACACACGTGGCGACATCCTCAAAGATGACGCAGAAGCACTCGTTAACACCGTGAATTGCGTCGGGGTGATGGGGCGCGGCATTGCCTTGCAATTCAAGAAGGCGTGGCCGGAAAACTTCAAGGCGTACGAAGCCGCATGTAGGCGTGAAGAAGTGCAGCCTGGTCGCATGTTCGTGTTCGAGACCGGCCAACTCACGTTCCCGCGATACATCGTCAACTTCCCCACGAAGCGGCATTGGCGCGGCGCTAGCCGGGTCGAGGATATCGAGGCGGGACTCACGGCGCTCGTCGACTTTATCAAGGCGAAGGACATCCGGAGCATCGCGATTCCACCGCTCGGAAGTGGGCTGGGCGGGCTCGACTGGGCCGAAGTTCGCCCGTTGATCGAGGCGGCATTCGCACCGCTCCGGTCCGTGAAGGCCCGGGTCTACGAACCGAAGGGCGCACCTGAGTCAGAGCGGATGGTGAGCAATCGCGAGGTTCCGCGTATGACTGCCGGTCGTGCGGCCTTGGTCGGTCTGATGAGGCGATACCTCGGCGGGTTACTGGACCCGTCCATCAGCCTACTTGAAGTGCACAAGCTGATGTACTTCATGCAGGAGGCGGGTGAACCGCT is a window encoding:
- a CDS encoding macro domain-containing protein gives rise to the protein MIEYTRGDILKDDAEALVNTVNCVGVMGRGIALQFKKAWPENFKAYEAACRREEVQPGRMFVFETGQLTFPRYIVNFPTKRHWRGASRVEDIEAGLTALVDFIKAKDIRSIAIPPLGSGLGGLDWAEVRPLIEAAFAPLRSVKARVYEPKGAPESERMVSNREVPRMTAGRAALVGLMRRYLGGLLDPSISLLEVHKLMYFMQEAGEPLRLKYVAAQYGPYAENLRHVLHAVEGHLISGYADGGDAPEKPLALVPGADRDADTFLEAHTDTQQRFARVAELVEGFESPFGMELLSTVHWILARQPHTVRVEDVIERTYAWNAGKRQFTPRQIGIAVDVLRAKGWSASTEGAALV